A portion of the Lolium rigidum isolate FL_2022 chromosome 1, APGP_CSIRO_Lrig_0.1, whole genome shotgun sequence genome contains these proteins:
- the LOC124695572 gene encoding uncharacterized protein At1g15400-like: MEGLQRSSSTFRRSGSSGLVWDERFLTEEAEAQAGDAGKDESQPDLRRSRSAGGLGMLSRRAGGGDDKKQQEKKKKQGQKEEERDPQVFKTKDVAPDIDPPSPRVSGCILCSIFSGSGSGSKARRGGRAKAKKKQR; this comes from the coding sequence ATGGAAGGATTACAGAGATCGTCGTCGACTTTCAGAAGGTCCGGTTCGTCGGGCCTGGTCTGGGACGAGCGGTTCCTGaccgaggaggcggaggcgcaggCCGGCGATGCCGGCAAGGATGAGTCCCAGCCGGACCTGCGGCGTTCCCGGAGCGCTGGTGGCCTCGGCATGCTGTCGCGCCGTGCCGGTGGTGGCGACGACAAGAAAcagcaggagaagaagaagaagcagggccagaaggaggaggagcgcgatCCGCAGGTGTTCAAGACCAAGGACGTGGCCCCAGACATCGACCCGCCGTCGCCCAGGGTGTCCGGCTGCATCCTTTGCTCCATCTTCTCTGGCTCGGGCTCCGGCTCAAAGGCTCGCCGGGGAGGGCGCGCCAAGGCGAAGAAGAAGCAACGGTGA
- the LOC124659858 gene encoding protein OVEREXPRESSOR OF CATIONIC PEROXIDASE 3-like, translated as MATTVVPLAAAMAAAPRARALGAQEPAPFVGIRLRLLHSPRAVACALRRPSKYKTKIQNEVVVAKDGTDGGDDDDDDDEGGLEALFKQLEEDLKNDDLSVEGDDEEEISEEDMARFEQVLAEAIGDVEGADEAAVDSASGAIVDCSDEVTDAVERPELKNWQLKRLARALKIGRRKTSMKNLAGELGLDRGLVIELLRNPPPKLLLMSDSLPDEAPSKPEIKEMPSPVVDEVVVDDVDVTETEPMTDLPIHVMSNEWSAQKRLKKVQLETLERVYRKSKRPTNTMISSIVQVTSLPRKTIIKWFEDRREQDGVPDRHAVYKRSVPETIASS; from the exons ATGGCGACCACGGTGGTGCCGCTCGCCGCGGCCATGGCCGCTGCTCCAAGGGCTCGCGCCCTAGGCGCTCAAGAACCAGCTCCGTTTGTCGGGATCCGCCTTCGCCTCCTCCACTCTCCGcgggccgtcgcctgcgcccttcgCCGGCCTTCCAAGTATAAG ACTAAAATTCAGAACGAGGTTGTGGTAGCAAAGGATGGCACTGATGGtggcgatgacgatgacgatgacgacgagggtgGGTTGGAAGCACTATTCAAGCAGCTGGAAGAAGATCTGAAGAACGACGATTTATCTGTTGAgggtgatgatgaggaggaaatatCAGAGGAAGATATGGCCAGGTTTGAACAGGTACTGGCAGAAGCCATTGGAGATGTCGAAGGTGCTGATGAAGCTGCAGTGGATTCTGCGTCGGGCGCCATAGTTGATTGTAGTGATGAGGTAACAGATGCAGTCGAACGGCCAGAGTTGAAAAACTGGCAACTCAAGAGGTTGGCTCGTGCACTGAAAATAGGTCGCCGTAAAACTAGT ATGAAGAATCTTGCAGGGGAGCTTGGCCTGGATAGGGGTTTGGTCATCGAATTGCTCCGCAATCCACCTCCAAAACTTCTACTCATGTCTGATTCTTTGCCTGATGAGGCCCCTTCTAAACCTGAAATCAAAGAAATGCCTTCTCCAGTAGTTGATGAGGTTGTGGTTGATGATGTTGATGTCACTGAAACCGAGCCAATGACGGACCTTCCGATTCATGTAATGAGCAACGAATGGTCTGCGCAGAAAAGGTTGAAAAAGGTGCAACTGGAGACACTAGAAAGAGTTTACCGCAAATCCAAACGCCCCACT AATACCATGATTAGCAGCATAGTTCAAGTTACAAGCCTTCCACGAAAGACCATTATTAAGTGGTTCGAGGATAGAAGGGAGCAAGATGGTGTACCAGACCGCCATGCTGTATACAAGAGATCTGTACCTGAGACGATAGCTAGCTCTTAG